In Aurantimicrobium minutum, the following proteins share a genomic window:
- the glmS gene encoding glutamine--fructose-6-phosphate transaminase (isomerizing), translating to MCGIVGYVGQQDTLAVLLGGLKRQEYRGYDSAGIAVLTESGAIETAKKAGKLQALVDLLETSPVSPGHTGIGHTRWATHGGPTDINAHPHLGDGGNLALIHNGIIENFAEIKVELLAKGYEFVSETDTAVAAVLLGDVYREVGDLREAMRLVVNRLEGAFTLLAVHTDAPHQIVAARHNSPLVIGLGEGENFLGSDVAAFVEYTHRAAAVGQNQVVRITPHAVEVIDFDGNPVAIEEYEIAWDASASDKGGWSSFMAKEITENPDAVANTVRGRVVDGLVEVPELTELGDDVLNGINRIILVACGTASYAGMVGAYAIEQWARIPVEVQLSHEFRYRDPVITPETLIISISQSGETMDTLMAVKYAREQGARTISVCNTQGATIPRESDAVVYTHAGPEVAVASTKAFVAQITALYLIGLHIARSKNTVDEKELRRLAADLQALPAKVTKVLETGENIAQLAKWMSDTPSVLFLGRHVGYPIALEGALKLKELAYIHAEGFAAGELKHGPIALIDHGQPVFVIVPSPRGSALIHSKVVSNIQEIRARGARVIAIAEQGDAAVLPYADEVIQIPLADPMFEPILAVVPLQIFAMELADAKGLDVDQPRNLAKSVTVE from the coding sequence ATGTGTGGAATCGTGGGTTACGTCGGTCAGCAAGACACTCTTGCCGTTCTTTTGGGCGGTCTGAAGCGTCAGGAGTACCGCGGATATGACTCTGCCGGTATTGCTGTGCTCACCGAATCGGGGGCAATCGAAACGGCTAAGAAGGCAGGAAAGCTGCAGGCACTGGTTGACCTGTTAGAAACCAGCCCTGTCTCACCTGGCCACACCGGTATTGGTCACACCCGCTGGGCGACCCACGGTGGACCCACCGATATAAACGCACACCCACACCTAGGTGACGGTGGCAACCTTGCCCTCATTCACAACGGCATCATTGAAAACTTTGCTGAGATCAAAGTCGAGCTCCTGGCTAAGGGCTATGAGTTTGTCTCAGAAACTGACACCGCTGTTGCGGCTGTTTTGCTCGGAGATGTTTACCGCGAGGTGGGTGACTTGCGCGAAGCTATGCGCTTGGTAGTCAACCGTCTCGAGGGTGCATTTACTCTGCTGGCTGTGCACACTGATGCTCCGCACCAGATTGTTGCTGCCCGCCACAACTCACCTCTGGTGATTGGGTTGGGTGAGGGAGAAAACTTCCTTGGCTCTGACGTGGCTGCCTTCGTTGAATACACCCATCGCGCTGCCGCGGTCGGTCAGAACCAGGTTGTCAGAATTACCCCCCACGCTGTGGAGGTCATCGACTTCGACGGTAACCCTGTTGCGATCGAAGAGTACGAGATTGCCTGGGATGCCTCGGCTTCCGATAAGGGTGGCTGGTCGTCCTTCATGGCTAAAGAAATCACCGAGAACCCCGACGCGGTAGCGAACACCGTTCGCGGACGCGTCGTGGACGGACTCGTTGAGGTTCCCGAGCTCACCGAACTCGGTGATGATGTCTTGAACGGCATCAACCGCATCATTCTGGTTGCCTGTGGCACTGCTTCTTATGCCGGTATGGTCGGCGCTTATGCCATCGAGCAGTGGGCACGCATTCCGGTCGAAGTTCAGCTCTCCCATGAGTTCCGTTACCGCGACCCCGTGATCACCCCAGAGACGCTCATCATTTCGATTAGCCAGTCTGGTGAAACCATGGACACCCTGATGGCGGTCAAATATGCCCGCGAACAGGGTGCCCGCACCATTTCGGTGTGTAACACCCAGGGTGCAACTATTCCTCGCGAATCTGATGCGGTCGTCTACACCCACGCTGGTCCCGAGGTTGCTGTTGCCTCCACCAAGGCTTTCGTCGCACAGATCACTGCGCTGTACTTAATCGGCTTGCACATTGCGCGCTCGAAGAACACCGTGGATGAGAAGGAACTGCGCCGTTTGGCTGCTGACCTCCAGGCCTTGCCTGCGAAGGTCACCAAGGTGTTAGAAACTGGCGAAAATATTGCTCAGCTCGCTAAGTGGATGAGTGACACCCCTTCGGTGTTGTTCCTCGGTCGCCACGTGGGATACCCCATCGCGTTGGAGGGTGCGCTCAAGCTCAAGGAGCTTGCCTACATCCACGCTGAAGGTTTCGCTGCCGGTGAGCTCAAGCACGGCCCTATTGCCCTCATTGATCACGGTCAGCCGGTGTTCGTCATTGTGCCTAGCCCCCGCGGTTCAGCACTGATTCACTCCAAGGTTGTTTCCAACATCCAAGAGATTCGTGCACGTGGTGCTCGGGTGATTGCTATTGCGGAGCAGGGCGATGCTGCTGTTCTTCCCTATGCCGATGAGGTCATTCAGATTCCTCTGGCAGACCCCATGTTTGAACCCATCCTTGCTGTTGTTCCACTGCAGATCTTCGCCATGGAACTGGCAGATGCTAAGGGCTTGGATGTGGACCAGCCACGTAACCTGGCCAAGTCGGTCACGGTCGAATAG
- the coaA gene encoding type I pantothenate kinase produces the protein MRLEHTGAINTHTTPFVEISRAEWAELAPTTKSPLTEADIESLRGLGDRLDLKEVEDVYLPLSRLLSIYATGARKLHRDTTDFLGERATTTPFVIGVAGSVAVGKSTVARLLQMLMARWEDTPRVELVTTDGFLYPNAELFRRGILDRKGFPESYDRRALLRFVSKIKSGAEEATAPVYSHLSYDILPDEEIVVRQPDVLIVEGLNVLQPPTRGGLAVSDLFDFTIYVDARTADIASWYQERFLSLQRGAFTDPDSYFHRYSQLTEEEARATAQDFWERINLPNLEENIRPTRSRATLVLRKSANHAVSTVLLRKI, from the coding sequence GTGAGGCTAGAGCACACCGGCGCAATCAATACGCACACCACTCCCTTTGTGGAAATCTCCCGGGCAGAGTGGGCAGAGTTGGCGCCCACGACCAAATCTCCCCTCACCGAAGCAGATATTGAAAGCCTGCGTGGACTGGGAGATCGCCTCGATCTCAAAGAAGTTGAAGATGTTTATCTTCCGCTGAGCAGGTTGCTCTCGATCTATGCCACCGGGGCACGCAAACTGCACCGGGACACCACCGATTTCCTCGGCGAGCGCGCCACGACGACTCCGTTTGTCATTGGTGTGGCCGGCTCGGTCGCCGTGGGGAAATCGACGGTGGCACGCCTGCTGCAAATGCTCATGGCTCGCTGGGAGGACACTCCTCGGGTAGAACTGGTCACCACCGATGGTTTCCTTTACCCCAATGCGGAACTGTTCCGCCGCGGCATCCTGGATCGCAAGGGTTTCCCCGAAAGCTATGACCGCCGTGCTCTGCTACGTTTTGTGAGCAAAATCAAAAGCGGTGCAGAAGAAGCCACCGCTCCGGTGTATTCCCACCTGAGCTATGACATCCTCCCAGATGAAGAGATTGTGGTGCGCCAGCCAGACGTTCTTATTGTGGAGGGCCTCAACGTATTGCAGCCTCCCACTCGAGGTGGTTTAGCGGTGAGTGACCTCTTCGACTTCACGATCTATGTTGATGCCCGCACGGCAGATATTGCCTCCTGGTATCAGGAAAGATTTCTCAGCCTGCAACGTGGAGCCTTCACTGACCCAGACTCCTACTTCCACCGCTACTCACAGCTGACCGAAGAAGAAGCTCGGGCAACAGCCCAAGATTTCTGGGAGCGCATTAACCTTCCCAACTTGGAAGAAAACATTCGCCCCACGCGCTCACGGGCAACGTTGGTGCTACGCAAGTCAGCAAACCACGCAGTCTCTACCGTCTTGCTGCGCAAGATCTAA
- the glmM gene encoding phosphoglucosamine mutase, translating to MARLFGTDGVRGLANRELTADLTLALAQSAAVVLTSGRRAEARRAEGRRATAVIARDPRISGEFLTAALSAGLASSGIDVLDAGVIPTPAAAYLVSSIGADFGVMVSASHNPAPDNGIKFFAFGGTKLPDEVEDRIEAALDADHLLPTGGEVGRIRRFADAEDRYVIHLLGTLPNKLNGLHVVLDCAHGAASAISPEVFTDAGAKVTVIAADPDGLNINDGVGSTHLDVVAAAVVAHGADIGIAHDGDADRCLAVDAQGNVVDGDQIMAILAVSMKERGHLKNDTLVATVMSNLGLHKAMEKHGIKVIQTAVGDRYVLEGLAEHDASLGGEQSGHVIMTEHATTGDGILTGLHLVAEMARTGKTIADLASVMTVYPQILVNVRGVDHRALAGNTVIDDAVKAAEAELADTGRVLLRPSGTEPMVRVMVEAADQATADRLAHSLADVVKAELSL from the coding sequence TTGGCACGTCTATTCGGCACGGACGGTGTCCGAGGCTTAGCAAACCGTGAACTCACGGCAGATCTAACCTTGGCACTGGCCCAGTCGGCTGCGGTGGTTCTCACCAGCGGTCGCAGAGCCGAGGCCAGACGAGCTGAGGGACGTCGTGCTACAGCGGTCATTGCACGTGACCCTCGTATCTCGGGTGAATTCCTCACCGCGGCGTTATCTGCCGGGTTAGCGAGCTCAGGTATTGACGTGCTCGATGCGGGTGTTATCCCAACCCCCGCAGCTGCTTACCTAGTCAGCTCAATCGGTGCGGACTTTGGTGTGATGGTTTCTGCCTCACACAACCCCGCACCAGATAACGGCATCAAGTTCTTTGCTTTCGGCGGAACGAAGCTTCCTGATGAGGTCGAAGACCGCATTGAAGCTGCGTTAGACGCCGATCACCTGCTGCCCACCGGTGGTGAGGTTGGTCGTATTCGTCGCTTCGCAGATGCTGAAGACCGTTACGTTATTCACCTGCTGGGCACGCTGCCCAACAAACTCAATGGTCTACACGTGGTGTTGGACTGCGCTCACGGTGCAGCTTCGGCAATCTCTCCCGAGGTCTTCACCGATGCCGGTGCCAAGGTCACCGTCATCGCGGCAGACCCCGATGGATTGAACATCAACGACGGTGTGGGCTCCACCCACCTTGACGTGGTCGCTGCTGCCGTGGTTGCTCACGGTGCCGATATTGGTATTGCACACGATGGTGACGCCGATCGCTGCCTGGCTGTCGATGCTCAGGGCAACGTTGTTGATGGCGACCAGATCATGGCGATCCTCGCGGTGTCCATGAAAGAACGTGGTCACCTCAAAAACGACACCCTCGTTGCCACGGTGATGAGTAACCTTGGCCTACACAAAGCCATGGAGAAGCACGGCATCAAAGTCATCCAGACTGCTGTGGGAGACCGCTACGTTCTCGAGGGCCTTGCCGAACACGATGCTTCCTTAGGTGGCGAACAGTCTGGCCATGTCATCATGACCGAACACGCCACCACTGGTGACGGAATTTTGACCGGTTTGCACCTCGTTGCAGAAATGGCCCGCACTGGCAAGACCATTGCTGACCTCGCCTCAGTGATGACTGTCTACCCTCAGATTCTCGTGAACGTGCGCGGAGTTGACCACCGCGCTCTTGCTGGCAACACGGTCATCGACGACGCAGTGAAGGCTGCTGAAGCAGAGCTGGCCGACACCGGTCGGGTTTTGCTGCGCCCTTCCGGAACCGAACCTATGGTTCGCGTCATGGTCGAAGCAGCCGATCAGGCAACTGCTGACCGCCTGGCACACAGCCTCGCTGATGTGGTCAAGGCAGAGCTTTCGCTCTAA
- the rpsI gene encoding 30S ribosomal protein S9, which produces MADNAEIETEAVEVTEYSTETPVAAAPKAPRAVLNVPGAAVGRRKQAIARVRLVPGSGTITVNGRELANYFPNKLHQQLINDPFTVLELGGAYDVVARITGGGPSGQAGALRLAIARALNEIDRDNNRATLKKAGFLTRDARVIERKKAGLKKARKASQFSKR; this is translated from the coding sequence ATGGCGGACAACGCAGAAATCGAGACCGAGGCCGTAGAGGTCACCGAGTACTCAACCGAAACTCCTGTTGCAGCAGCTCCTAAGGCTCCTCGCGCAGTTCTCAACGTTCCAGGTGCAGCTGTAGGTCGTCGCAAGCAGGCTATTGCTCGCGTACGCCTCGTACCCGGTTCCGGCACCATCACGGTCAACGGCCGTGAGCTTGCTAACTACTTCCCCAACAAGCTGCACCAGCAGCTCATCAACGACCCCTTCACCGTGCTTGAGCTTGGTGGCGCATACGACGTAGTCGCACGCATCACCGGTGGTGGCCCTTCCGGTCAGGCTGGCGCACTGCGTCTTGCTATTGCTCGCGCATTGAACGAGATTGACCGCGACAACAACCGCGCGACCCTCAAGAAGGCGGGCTTCTTGACTCGTGACGCACGCGTCATCGAGCGCAAGAAGGCTGGTCTGAAGAAGGCTCGTAAGGCTTCACAGTTCTCGAAGCGTTAA
- the rplM gene encoding 50S ribosomal protein L13, with translation MTRTFTPKAGEVTRGWVIIDATDVVLGRLASHAATILRGKNKPTYTPHMDMGDFVIIINADKVVLTGNKAAQKKAYRHSGYPGGLTATTYTDLLEKNPERAVEKAIRGMLPKTSLGRDQFRKLKVYRGAEHPHAAQQPKVYTLTQVAQ, from the coding sequence GTGACTCGTACCTTTACGCCTAAGGCTGGAGAAGTTACACGCGGCTGGGTCATCATTGACGCAACCGACGTTGTTCTTGGACGCCTCGCCTCTCACGCAGCAACCATCCTGCGTGGCAAGAACAAGCCCACCTACACTCCTCACATGGACATGGGTGACTTCGTCATCATCATCAACGCAGACAAGGTTGTCCTCACCGGCAACAAGGCTGCACAGAAGAAGGCTTACCGCCACTCTGGTTACCCAGGTGGTTTGACCGCTACTACCTACACCGATCTGCTCGAGAAGAACCCTGAGCGCGCAGTCGAGAAGGCTATCCGTGGCATGCTCCCCAAGACTTCTTTGGGACGTGACCAGTTCCGCAAGCTCAAGGTCTACCGTGGCGCAGAGCACCCTCACGCTGCACAGCAGCCCAAGGTATACACCCTCACTCAGGTAGCTCAGTAG
- the truA gene encoding tRNA pseudouridine(38-40) synthase TruA yields the protein MNEEVTQNDVLEDDFSDLIPVDGVVRLRLDFGYDGTDFAGWAKQPGLRTVEETMEHAFAQVLRMDVSPRIVVAGRTDAGVHAAGQVAHIDVPLEQLIRVSFSRVERRELQEQGGIPFVDGLPQVPHSMLHALMRRVDGSMGRNADVVINKVTVAPAGFDARFSPLARRYEYRLADGLEHVNPIDRRRTAFHFYPLDVDALNEAAEMMLGLRNFSAFCRPRPGATTIRELQEFHWERDEHGVIVAQLQADAFCHSMVRSLVGACVAAGSGTHSLDAIEDLRDKGDRTSVFKVMPAHGLTLTQIIYPPDDEVGQRADLTRSRRELTDDAPIA from the coding sequence GTGAATGAGGAAGTAACGCAGAACGACGTCCTAGAGGACGACTTTTCTGACCTCATTCCCGTTGATGGTGTTGTTCGGCTCCGCCTGGACTTCGGCTATGACGGCACAGATTTTGCTGGCTGGGCTAAACAGCCAGGTTTGCGCACGGTGGAAGAAACCATGGAGCATGCCTTTGCGCAGGTGTTGCGCATGGATGTTTCCCCACGCATTGTGGTTGCCGGTCGCACCGATGCTGGTGTTCATGCTGCTGGCCAGGTTGCTCACATTGATGTTCCCCTCGAGCAGCTCATTCGGGTCTCTTTCTCCCGAGTTGAACGCCGTGAACTCCAAGAGCAAGGCGGCATTCCCTTCGTGGATGGCCTGCCGCAGGTTCCCCACTCCATGCTGCATGCCTTGATGCGCCGCGTGGACGGATCAATGGGACGCAATGCGGATGTGGTGATCAATAAGGTCACGGTCGCGCCTGCAGGTTTTGATGCCCGCTTTTCTCCTCTGGCCAGACGGTATGAATATCGTTTGGCTGATGGCCTTGAGCACGTGAATCCGATTGACCGCCGCAGAACAGCCTTCCACTTCTATCCGCTTGATGTGGATGCCCTGAACGAAGCCGCCGAGATGATGCTGGGGCTGCGCAATTTCAGTGCGTTTTGTCGCCCCCGCCCTGGCGCCACCACGATTCGTGAATTGCAGGAGTTCCATTGGGAACGCGATGAGCATGGTGTGATCGTGGCACAGTTGCAAGCAGATGCGTTCTGTCACTCCATGGTGAGGTCCCTCGTCGGGGCGTGTGTGGCGGCAGGGTCGGGGACACACTCTCTTGATGCCATCGAGGATTTGCGCGATAAGGGTGATCGCACGAGCGTGTTTAAGGTCATGCCTGCTCACGGTTTGACCTTGACCCAGATTATTTATCCCCCAGATGATGAGGTGGGCCAGCGGGCAGACCTTACCCGCAGCCGTCGCGAATTGACCGACGACGCTCCCATAGCGTAA
- the rplQ gene encoding 50S ribosomal protein L17: MPTPTKGPRLGGGPAHERLMLANMSVSLFTHKSIKTTETKAKRLRPVAERLITFAKRGDLHARRRALSILRNKEAVHILFAEIAPLVAEREGGYTRITKLGYRKGDNAPLAQIELVLEPVNKKPAKAKPAKAEAPKAAAPAAEVVEEVVVDEVTEEVAVDTAGEAEVETVVEETVAEVVEEAPAAEEAPAADEAPEEEAK; the protein is encoded by the coding sequence ATGCCAACCCCAACTAAGGGTCCACGCCTCGGAGGCGGTCCTGCACACGAGCGCTTGATGCTCGCGAACATGTCCGTTTCCTTGTTCACCCACAAGTCGATCAAGACCACCGAGACCAAGGCCAAGCGCCTGCGTCCCGTGGCTGAGCGTCTCATCACGTTTGCAAAGCGTGGAGACCTTCACGCACGTCGCCGCGCGCTGTCGATCTTGCGTAACAAGGAAGCTGTTCACATCCTTTTCGCTGAAATCGCTCCACTGGTTGCTGAGCGTGAGGGCGGTTACACCCGCATCACCAAGCTCGGTTACCGCAAGGGTGACAACGCTCCTCTGGCACAGATCGAGCTCGTGCTCGAGCCAGTCAACAAGAAGCCTGCCAAGGCAAAGCCTGCTAAGGCTGAGGCTCCTAAGGCAGCAGCTCCTGCAGCTGAGGTTGTTGAAGAGGTTGTTGTTGACGAGGTGACCGAAGAGGTCGCAGTTGACACTGCCGGTGAAGCAGAAGTTGAAACCGTTGTTGAAGAGACCGTTGCAGAGGTTGTTGAAGAAGCACCTGCCGCAGAGGAAGCTCCTGCAGCTGACGAGGCTCCTGAAGAGGAAGCTAAGTAG
- a CDS encoding DNA-directed RNA polymerase subunit alpha, with translation MLIAQRPTLSEENISEYRSRFIIEPLEPGFGYTLGNSLRRTLLSSIPGAAVTSIRLDGVLHEFSTIPGVKEDATEIILNIKSLVVSSEHDEPITAYLRKQGSGVVTAADISAPAGVEIHNPELVIATLNDKAKFELELTIERGRGYVSSAQNRSEFSEAGQIPVDSIYSPVLKVTYRVEATRAGERTDFDRLVVDVETKPAITPRDAMASAGRTLTELFGLARELNTAAEGIEIGPAPVDAVLSSELSIPVEDLDLSVRSYNCLKREGINTVSELVALSETQLMNIRNFGQKSVDEVRDKLIEMGLSLKDSVPGFDGAHFYGGFDDDENI, from the coding sequence GTGCTCATTGCACAGCGCCCCACGCTTTCCGAAGAGAACATCTCCGAATACCGTTCACGTTTCATCATTGAACCGCTTGAACCAGGTTTCGGTTACACCCTCGGTAACTCTTTACGTCGTACCCTGCTCTCCAGCATTCCTGGTGCAGCAGTAACCAGCATCCGTCTTGATGGCGTACTCCACGAGTTCTCCACCATCCCCGGTGTTAAAGAAGACGCAACTGAAATCATCCTGAACATCAAGTCTCTGGTTGTTTCCAGCGAGCACGACGAGCCCATTACCGCTTACTTGCGTAAGCAGGGTTCTGGTGTTGTCACCGCTGCAGACATCTCCGCACCTGCTGGTGTTGAGATCCACAACCCTGAGCTCGTGATCGCAACCCTTAACGACAAGGCAAAGTTCGAACTCGAACTGACCATTGAGCGTGGACGTGGATACGTCTCCAGCGCTCAGAACCGTTCAGAGTTCTCCGAGGCAGGTCAGATTCCTGTTGACTCGATCTACTCTCCCGTACTCAAGGTGACCTACCGCGTCGAGGCAACTCGTGCCGGTGAGCGCACTGACTTCGACCGTCTGGTTGTTGACGTGGAGACCAAGCCAGCTATCACTCCTCGTGACGCTATGGCTTCTGCTGGTCGTACCCTGACCGAGCTGTTCGGTCTGGCACGCGAGCTCAACACTGCTGCTGAAGGTATCGAGATCGGTCCTGCACCAGTAGACGCAGTCCTCAGCTCTGAGCTGTCGATTCCTGTTGAAGACCTCGACCTCTCTGTTCGTTCCTACAACTGCCTCAAGCGCGAAGGCATCAACACCGTTTCTGAGCTCGTAGCTCTGTCTGAAACTCAGTTGATGAACATCCGCAACTTCGGTCAGAAGTCGGTCGACGAGGTTCGCGACAAGCTCATCGAGATGGGTCTGTCTCTCAAGGATTCTGTCCCCGGATTCGACGGAGCACACTTCTACGGTGGCTTCGACGACGACGAGAACATCTAA
- the rpsK gene encoding 30S ribosomal protein S11: MAAPKSAVRKPRKKDKKNVAVGQAHIKSTFNNTIVSITDTTGAVISWASSGGVGFKGSRKSTPFAAQLAAESAARQAQEHGMKKVDVFVKGPGSGRETAIRSLQAAGLEVGSISDVTPQAHNGCRPPKRRRV, encoded by the coding sequence ATGGCAGCACCTAAGTCGGCAGTTCGCAAGCCGCGCAAAAAGGACAAGAAGAACGTAGCTGTGGGCCAGGCTCACATCAAGAGCACGTTCAACAACACCATCGTGTCAATCACTGACACCACTGGTGCCGTAATCAGCTGGGCATCGTCCGGTGGAGTTGGCTTCAAGGGTTCACGTAAGTCAACCCCGTTTGCCGCTCAGCTTGCAGCAGAGTCTGCAGCACGCCAGGCACAAGAGCACGGCATGAAGAAGGTAGACGTCTTCGTCAAGGGCCCCGGCTCTGGACGTGAAACCGCAATCCGTTCGCTTCAGGCCGCAGGCCTCGAGGTTGGATCGATCTCCGATGTGACCCCACAGGCTCACAACGGATGCCGTCCACCTAAGCGTCGTCGCGTTTAG
- the rpsM gene encoding 30S ribosomal protein S13, whose product MARLAGVDIPREKRVEVALTYIYGVGRTRALKTLADTKISGDIRVKDLTDDQLVALRDYIEGNFRVEGDLRREVQADIRRKVEIGSYEGLRHRKGLPVRGQRTKTNARTRKGPKRTVAGKKKAK is encoded by the coding sequence ATGGCACGTCTTGCCGGAGTAGACATTCCACGCGAAAAGCGCGTGGAAGTTGCACTGACATACATCTACGGTGTTGGCCGTACGCGAGCTCTTAAGACTCTCGCCGACACCAAAATCAGCGGAGACATCCGCGTCAAGGACCTCACCGACGACCAGCTGGTCGCTCTGCGTGACTACATCGAAGGCAACTTCCGCGTAGAGGGTGACCTCCGCCGTGAAGTTCAGGCTGACATCCGCCGCAAGGTTGAGATCGGTAGCTACGAAGGTCTTCGCCACCGTAAGGGTCTGCCGGTTCGCGGTCAGCGCACCAAGACCAACGCTCGTACCCGCAAGGGACCAAAGCGTACCGTCGCCGGCAAGAAGAAGGCTAAGTAA
- the rpmJ gene encoding 50S ribosomal protein L36 has translation MKVNPSVKPICDKCKVIRRHGNVMVICENPRHKQRQG, from the coding sequence ATGAAGGTTAACCCCAGCGTTAAGCCCATCTGCGACAAGTGCAAGGTTATTCGCCGCCACGGAAACGTCATGGTGATCTGCGAAAACCCACGTCACAAGCAGCGCCAGGGCTAG
- the infA gene encoding translation initiation factor IF-1 has protein sequence MAKKDGVIEIEGTITEALPNAMFRVELTNGHKVLAHISGKMRQHYIRILPEDKVIVELSPYDLTRGRIVYRYK, from the coding sequence ATGGCGAAAAAAGACGGCGTCATTGAGATCGAAGGAACGATCACAGAAGCGTTGCCAAATGCCATGTTCCGCGTTGAGCTAACCAACGGACACAAGGTACTTGCCCACATTTCGGGCAAGATGCGCCAGCACTACATCCGAATCCTCCCCGAGGACAAGGTCATCGTAGAGCTGAGCCCATACGACCTCACTCGTGGCCGTATCGTTTACCGCTACAAATAA
- the map gene encoding type I methionyl aminopeptidase, protein MGFRTNIYKSPAQLRLMVEPGLITAAALDAARPLIRAGVSTLEIDAAAEKAIRDRGGEPNFKLVPGYRHTVCASVNDEVVHGIPGGRILEPGDIVSIDAGAQYQEWNGDSAITVVVPDPSRPEVVAEREQLSRITEGSLWAGIARLAKAKHLNEVGDAIQGYIELEGMKVGHRYGILTDYIGHGIGRDMHEAPPVFNYRVKQKGPEVKPGLVVAIEPMVVTGKIDTYVAEDDWTVITEDGGMASHWEHSVAVHKDGIWVLTAHDGGAAGLAPFGVVPTPIA, encoded by the coding sequence ATGGGTTTCCGCACCAACATTTATAAGTCCCCAGCACAGCTGAGGCTCATGGTTGAACCTGGACTCATCACCGCTGCCGCGCTCGATGCTGCACGTCCTCTCATTCGTGCTGGAGTCTCCACACTCGAAATTGATGCCGCAGCCGAGAAAGCGATTCGTGACCGTGGCGGCGAACCCAACTTCAAGTTAGTTCCTGGATATCGTCACACCGTGTGTGCCTCGGTGAACGACGAAGTCGTTCACGGCATCCCAGGTGGTCGCATCCTTGAACCCGGAGATATCGTCTCCATCGATGCCGGTGCGCAGTATCAAGAATGGAATGGCGACTCCGCTATTACCGTGGTTGTTCCTGACCCCAGCCGTCCTGAGGTTGTTGCCGAGCGCGAACAGCTCTCCCGTATCACTGAGGGATCACTTTGGGCAGGTATTGCTCGGTTGGCCAAGGCTAAGCACCTTAATGAGGTGGGAGATGCCATCCAGGGCTATATCGAACTTGAGGGTATGAAGGTTGGCCACCGCTACGGCATCCTCACCGATTACATTGGACACGGTATCGGCCGCGACATGCATGAAGCGCCTCCAGTGTTCAACTACCGCGTGAAGCAAAAAGGGCCAGAAGTTAAGCCGGGTTTGGTTGTTGCTATCGAACCCATGGTGGTCACCGGCAAGATTGACACCTACGTTGCCGAGGATGACTGGACCGTCATCACCGAAGACGGAGGCATGGCCTCGCACTGGGAACACTCGGTTGCTGTGCACAAGGATGGCATCTGGGTTCTCACCGCGCATGATGGAGGGGCAGCAGGTTTAGCGCCCTTCGGTGTTGTTCCAACCCCGATAGCCTAA
- a CDS encoding adenylate kinase: MTGTRLLLIGPPGAGKGTQAAILAETYGIPAISTGDIFRANVKNETPLGLEVKAILARGEYVPDSLTNSIVEDRLHEADAANGFLLDGYPRTIDQVNELDRMLSADGKALDAVVLITADTDVVVGRLLKRAEIEGRADDTEEVIRHRMSVYEEQTAPLIDTYSARGIVVTVDGLGAVEEVTGRIVDALAAAGVQA, translated from the coding sequence ATGACTGGTACTCGCCTGCTGCTGATTGGACCACCCGGAGCAGGTAAGGGTACTCAGGCAGCAATCCTCGCCGAAACATACGGTATTCCCGCTATTTCTACGGGAGATATCTTCCGCGCCAACGTCAAGAACGAGACTCCGTTGGGTCTTGAGGTGAAGGCCATCTTGGCTCGCGGTGAGTACGTTCCAGATTCGCTGACGAACTCCATCGTCGAAGACCGCCTGCACGAAGCAGACGCTGCGAATGGTTTTCTCCTTGACGGGTACCCTCGCACCATTGACCAGGTGAATGAGCTCGACCGGATGCTTTCCGCTGACGGGAAGGCTCTCGATGCTGTTGTTCTGATTACCGCAGACACTGATGTTGTGGTGGGGCGCTTGCTCAAGCGTGCTGAAATTGAAGGTCGCGCGGACGACACTGAAGAGGTCATCCGTCACCGCATGTCTGTCTATGAAGAGCAGACCGCACCACTGATCGACACCTACTCTGCTCGCGGCATTGTTGTCACCGTTGACGGTCTTGGTGCAGTCGAAGAAGTGACCGGTCGCATCGTTGACGCTCTCGCTGCTGCCGGCGTTCAGGCCTAG